In one window of Drosophila mauritiana strain mau12 chromosome X, ASM438214v1, whole genome shotgun sequence DNA:
- the LOC117148479 gene encoding serine/arginine repetitive matrix protein 2 codes for MHQNIWSAPQVGGSGGALKALARNVANHLKLNRSNMKRVVAQVVAEHHTLGEVADYKGHMYFAKPDRLNFHELIAQSKEAFDDLLLHEPRSAKKQAITKRSKYPTNPNVKLQMTVSPPQLEKPQKKQSIIKKPGLPKKHSRPKIRSRKKSSTTIFQLADAGRRSLNGVIIDETHLPLDGEQREILLHVPPSLVKRSRRRLRSAQPKDTSEKCPPQKPDNDPDQKKTGPQKDGEKIAEEKILQVQKRQPEKKRSEEPKPVKKMQENHQKELIRSPSRPRSGSPSVPQARRSPSPVRSQKVTSVRKASKALRSPPHKTINVKNHALNQRIKAGDTKMAISKPAEKVKSRSMLRTVKKKSLPQRSYDKPWILKRPQKRRLSAGGSQLKKNLQRPMNSDVKRKEKSGKGGKIRHSARSTKVEQTKISAQIKPTSHVGRQMQRVNFPWYTPYQFQGAAGATQIPNAGVAIPPCQLLKEKSRKLTQRLSVTQPISQMKRPNITSRQRHNLRMRERLIRDLQREEDIDDPLSNGSGVLRRARGGMQPSQQIKEPEQPKKEQDHRSVERVSSRIKRLPKGRRYRQPIATSERIMIPPPKVNNNNNNNNKSMSPSRPNFIPRVRRRFRSVLVDSSLGSIALMGQPVQSKQTLTPAKRHLTIAFMNKRSERTNAAVQPWK; via the coding sequence ATGCATCAGAATATATGGAGCGCGCCGCAGGTAGGTGGTTCTGGTGGCGCTTTGAAGGCCTTGGCCAGGAATGTGGCCAATCATCTGAAGCTGAACCGCAGCAATATGAAACGAGTGGTGGCCCAGGTGGTCGCAGAGCACCATACCCTCGGGGAGGTGGCCGACTACAAGGGTCACATGTACTTTGCCAAGCCGGATCGCTTGAATTTTCACGAGTTGATTGCCCAGTCCAAGGAGGCCTTCGATGATCTGTTGCTCCACGAACCGCGATCTGCGAAAAAGCAAGCAATCACGAAACGTTCGAAGTATCCGACCAATCCTAACGTTAAACTACAGATGACAGTATCACCACCGCAATTAGAAAAACCACAAAAGAAGCAATCAATTATTAAAAAGCCCGGCCTTCCAAAAAAACATTCAAGGCCAAAAATTCGGAGTCGGAAGAAGAGTTCCACCACCATTTTTCAGCTGGCGGATGCAGGTCGTCGTAGTCTAAATGGTGTAATCATTGACGAAACTCATTTGCCGCTCGATGGTGAGCAAAGGGAGATCCTTTTGCATGTGCCCCCGTCGCTAGTCAAGCGGTCCCGAAGGCGTCTCCGATCTGCCCAGCCCAAGGATACATCGGAGAAATGCCCACCGCAGAAACCGGATAATGATCCCGATCAGAAGAAGACAGGACCACAGAAGGATGGCGAGAAAATTGCAGAGGAGAAGATTCTTCAAGTTCAAAAGCGTCAACCCGAGAAGAAACGCAGCGAAGAACCGAAGCCAGTAAAGAAAATGCAAGAAAACCACCAGAAAGAGCTGATTCGGTCACCTTCTCGCCCCCGATCGGGGTCCCCTTCGGTTCCTCAGGCCCGACGGTCTCCTTCACCAGTTCGTTCACAAAAAGTGACATCTGTTCGGAAAGCGAGCAAAGCACTTCGCTCACCACCCCACAAGACAATAAATGTCAAGAATCATGCCTTGAATCAACGCATTAAGGCGGGAGACAccaaaatggcaatttccAAGCCTGCGGAAAAGGTGAAATCGAGATCGATGCTAAGAACAGTCAAGAAAAAGTCATTGCCGCAAAGAAGCTACGACAAGCCGTGGATTCTGAAACGCCCTCAAAAAAGACGCTTGTCGGCGGGAGGAtctcaattaaagaaaaatctaCAGAGACCGATGAATAGCGATGTCAAGAGAAAGGAAAAGTCCGGTAAGGGAGGGAAAATCCGGCATTCAGCGAGAAGCACCAAGGTGGAGCAAACAAAAATCTCTGCCCAGATTAAACCCACATCACATGTTGGACGCCAAATGCAAAGGGTAAACTTCCCGTGGTATACTCCATATCAATTCCAAGGTGCCGCCGGAGCAACCCAAATACCAAATGCCGGGGTCGCCATACCGCCGTGCCAATTGCTAAAGGAAAAAAGCCGCAAGCTCACTCAAAGACTATCGGTAACCCAACCAATTTCCCAAATGAAACGTCCCAATATCACCAGTCGTCAAAGGCACAATCTCCGTATGCGGGAGCGTTTGATAAGAGATTTGCAACGCGAAGAGGATATCGATGATCCACTAAGCAATGGATCGGGGGTTCTTCGCCGAGCCCGCGGTGGAATGCAACCATCTCAGCAAATTAAGGAACCTGAGCAACCGAAAAAGGAGCAGGATCATCGTTCTGTGGAGCGCGTGAGCTCGCGAATCAAGCGTTTGCCAAAGGGAAGACGCTATCGCCAGCCCATCGCCACCAGCGAGCGGATCATGATCCCGCCACCGAAggtgaataataataataacaataataacaaatcGATGTCTCCAAGTCGCCCCAACTTCATTCCACGAGTCCGTCGAAGATTCCGATCCGTTCTGGTGGACAGCAGTCTGGGAAGTATCGCCTTAATGGGTCAGCCGGTGCAATCAAAGCAAACACTAACTCCCGCAAAACGTCACCTTACCATTGCTTTTATGAACAAGAGATCAGAACGAACCAATGCAGCCGTTCAGCCCTGGAAGTAG
- the LOC117147842 gene encoding LOW QUALITY PROTEIN: uncharacterized protein LOC117147842 (The sequence of the model RefSeq protein was modified relative to this genomic sequence to represent the inferred CDS: substituted 1 base at 1 genomic stop codon) has translation MFFVKQRTLAIGGIRHFRLDLQQLIPCWSQGPEKTSATVLGSENPIKRRYDCAXSLLEQVSDPKELAKQVIKLARELRMERQKNKILMQSVLDLKESKLLEQRNKNSNGRSK, from the coding sequence ATGTTTTTTGTAAAGCAAAGGACCTTGGCGATAGGAGGAATACGACATTTTCGTTTGGATTTGCAGCAACTAATACCATGCTGGTCACAAGGACCTGAGAAaacctcggccacagttctcGGTTCGGAAAATCCCATTAAAAGACGATATGATTGTGCCTAATCCCTCCTCGAACAGGTCAGTGATCCCAAAGAATTGGCCAAACAGGTTATTAAGTTGGCCAGAGAATTGCGTATGGAGCgccagaaaaataaaattcttaTGCAAAGTGTTTTGGATCTAAAGGAATCTAAATTGTTGGAGCAACGCAACAAAAATTCTAATGGCAGGTCTAAATAA